A genomic region of Notamacropus eugenii isolate mMacEug1 chromosome 3, mMacEug1.pri_v2, whole genome shotgun sequence contains the following coding sequences:
- the TCP11L2 gene encoding T-complex protein 11-like protein 2 isoform X1: MPFNDEKRSVNDDPTSDSDSSRMSESAASLSDYECSRQSFTSDSSSKSSSPASTSPPRVVTFDEVMAAARNISNMTLAHEIAVNENFHVQQGALPENSLAGRVKHIVHQAFWDHLEAELNEDPPEYEHAIKLFEEIRETLLSFLTPGGNRLRTQISEVLDSDLIRQQAEHNAVDIQGLASYVISTMGKLCAPVRDDDIKELRATGNIVELLRQIFHVLDLMKIDMVNFTIKSLRPHLQRQLVDYERTKFQEILEETPSALDVTKEWIKESVNEELFSLSENASSPGAESSPRPSLSPTTVLNNSYLKLLHWDYRKKELPETLMTDGTRLQELTERLNQMKVIACLSLITNSMVGTLIEGLPELSDRLKRISTVLLEGMNKETFNLQEALNSIGLQTCVEVNKSLAERSLSTLSPEVQANLMGQLSSIAEGNPICSLIDKRIHLYMKSLLSLPSHQKCLPPVPGGLTVIQSELETLGSQYATIVNLNKQVYGPFYANILRKLLFLEEGGRTAGTDPPSN; the protein is encoded by the exons CTACAAGCCCGCCCAGAGTGGTTACGTTTGATGAAGTAATGGCTGCTGCCAGGAATATCTCCAACATGACTCTGGCTCATGAGATCGCTGTCAATGAGAACTTTCACGTCCAACAGGGAGCCCTGCCAGAGAATAG CCTGGCGGGTCGAGTCAAGCATATTGTTCACCAGGCTTTCTGGGACCACCTGGAGGCGGAACTCAATGAAGATCCTCCCGAATATGAACACGCCATCAAACTGTTTGAAGAAATAAGAGAG actcttctctcttttctgactCCTGGTGGAAACCGACTCCGGACCCAGATCAGTGAAGTTCTGGATTCTGACCTTATCCGGCAGCAAGCTGAGCACAACGCTGTGGATATCCAGGGACTGGCCAGTTATGTCATCAGTACCATGGGTAAACTGTGTGCTCCTGTCCGGGATGATGACATCAAGGAACTCAGAGCCACTGGCAATATTGTGGAGCTCCTGAG acaaatattCCATGTACTGGACCTCATGAAGATCGACATGGTCAATTTCACCATCAAGAGCCTCCGACCCCATCTTCAACGCCAGTTGGTGGACTATGAAAGGACAAAATTCCAGGAAATCTTAGAAGAGACTCCCA GTGCCCTGGATGTTACGAAGGAATGGATAAAGGAATCTGTCAATGAAGAATTGTTTTCTCTTTCGGAAAACGCCTCCTCTCCTGGGGCAGAGAGTAGCCCCAGACCCAGCCTGAGCCCAACCACGGTGCTGAACAACAGTTACTTGAAGCTGCTGCATTGGGATTATCGCAAGAAGGAATTACCCGAG ACACTAATGACAGATGGAACCCGTCTTCAGGAACTGACAGAAAGGCTAAATCAAATGAAGGTTATTGCGTGCCTGTCACTAATCACCAACAGTATGGTGGGCACTCTGATAGAAGGCTTGCCTGAGCTCTCAGATCGACTGAAAAGGATTTCCACCGTCTTACTTGAAGGAATGAACAAAGA AACTTTTAACCTCCAGGAGGCCTTGAATTCCATAGGCCTCCAGACTTGTGTAGAAGTCAACAAGTCCCTGGCAGAGAGAAGCTTATCCACGCTAAGTCCTGAGGTTCAGGCCAATCTCATGGGTCAGCTCTCCAGCATCGCCGAGGGCAACCCCATCTGCTCCCTGATTG ataaacGAATTCATCTGTATATGAAGAGTCTCCTCAGTCTTCCAAGCCATCAGAAATGCTTGCCCCCTGTGCCTGGGGGCCTCACCGTTATCCAGTCTGAGCTGGAGACTCTGGGCTCTCAGTATGCAACCATTGTAAACCTTAACAAACAAGTGTATGGACCCTTTTATGCAAATATTCTCCGAAAACTCCTCTTCCTCGAGGAGGGAGGTAGGACAGCAGGAACTGACCCTCCCAGCAACTAG